Proteins encoded together in one Carya illinoinensis cultivar Pawnee chromosome 3, C.illinoinensisPawnee_v1, whole genome shotgun sequence window:
- the LOC122303700 gene encoding cyclin-dependent kinase inhibitor 3-like — MGKYMKKSKITGGDVALLMELAHPPQAASIGVCTRAKALALQRLQKTTPAPAVAPNPDASSLSYLQLRSRRLRKPHSLIKQQPQQPRECCRESPSPRPNSSPRVGQVDSGLVEEYEQGCFGAFCKGNEAEESNDLGVEASFGENNLELDGRDRSTRESTPCSLIRASDSLGTPGSTTRRRTACTETNQRIRNDMRRNLPTAQEMEEFFVHAEQRQQRIFIEKYNFDVVNDLPLPGQYEWVQIMP, encoded by the exons ATGGGAAAGTACATGAAGAAATCGAAGATCACAGGTGGTGACGTCGCGCTGCTTATGGAGCTCGCGCACCCGCCCCAGGCGGCCTCCATTGGTGTCTGTACTAGAGCCAAGGCTTTGGCCCTCCAACGGCTCCAGAAAACCACTCCCGCACCCGCGGTTGCACCGAACCCAGATGCCTCATCTCTGTCCTACCTACAGCTACGCAGCCGCCGCCTCCGGAAGCCTCATTCACTAATAAAACAACAGCCGCAACAGCCAAGAGAGTGCTGCAGGGAGAGCCCTAGCCCCAGGCCCAATTCAAGTCCGAGGGTGGGGCAGGTGGACTCGGGGTTGGTAGAGGAGTATGAGCAGGGATGCTTTGGTGCATTTTGCAAGGGGAATGAAGCAGAGGAGAGTAATGATTTGGGGGTCGAGGCTTCGTTTGGAGAAAATAATTTGGAGCTTGATGGCAGAGACAG GAGCACCAGGGAGAGCACGCCTTGTAGTTTGATAAGGGCCTCGGATTCCCTGGGAACCCCTGGTTCAACCACCAGGCGGCGAACAGCTTGTACTGAAACTAACCAGAGAATTCGGAATGACATGCGAAGAAACCTCCCAACAGCACAAGAGATGGAAGAGTTCTTTGTCCATGCCGAGCAGCGACAACAGAGAATATTCATCGAGAA GTACAACTTCGATGTGGTGAATGATTTACCGCTTCCAGGACAATACGAATGGGTGCAGATTATGCCATGA
- the LOC122303701 gene encoding E3 ubiquitin-protein ligase PRT1, with protein MEDPNTHDNVDSEKISESFLCCVCLELLYKPVVLSCGHISCFWCVHKSMDTLHESHCPICRHPYNHFPTICQMLHLLLLKEYPIAYKRRENQILEEEKEMGIFSPQFNSQAYNHGGNPASLSTMGFESKSPSDSLSTRKGEPYANLELLNSDSQVQDDGVCALIEIRSGNSEVIGNVSLKENTSKQVLVSDVLCLACKQLLFHPVVLNCGHVYCESCIIIPAGEMLKCQVCQTLHPRGFPKVCLELDHYLEENFPKEYVRRRDAVQLKQVVIECSTESCKQGKNLPRLTVPHPNAHFGVGCDSCGIVPIIGDRYRCKDCVEKIGFDLCGDCYNTCSKLPGRFNQQHTTEHKFELIRLQVDAYASEDSENGSPPPALPGDAQENADSGSAANVTSTDGGEDQTGSQSTS; from the exons ATGGAAGATCCGAACACGCACGACAACGTCGATTCGGAGAAAATCTCCGAGTCTTTTCTCTGCTGCGTTTGCCT AGAGCTGTTGTACAAGCCCGTAGTGCTGT CTTGTGGTCACATCTCATGCTTCTGGTGTGTCCATAAATCAATGGATACCCTACATGAGTCTCATTGTCCAATTTGTAGGCACCCATATAATCACTTTCCTACCATCTGTCAGATGCTTCACCTTTTGCTCTTGAAGGAATATCCTATTGCttataagagaagagaaaatcaaATTCTAG AAGAGGAAAAGGAGATGGGCATCTTTTCACCACAATTTAATTCTCAAGCATATAATCATGGGGGCAATCCAGCCTCTTTATCTACCATGGGTTTCGAGTCAAAGTCACCTTCAGACTCTTTATCCACCAGGAAAGGTGAACCTTATGCAAATTTGGAGCTATTGAATTCCGATTCACAGGTTCAAGATGATGGTGTGTGCGCTCTAATAGAGATCCGTAGTGGGAATTCTGAAGTAATTGGGAATGTTTCTCTCAAAGAAAATACTAGCAAGCAGGTTTTGGTTTCTGATGTGCTGTGTTTGGCATGCAAACAACTACTATTTCATCCTGTGGTTCTTAACTGTGGCCATG TATATTGTGAAAGTTGTATCATCATCCCAGCTGGTGAGATGCTTAAATGTCAGGTTTGTCAAACCTTGCATCCAAGAGGATTTCCAAAGGTTTGTTTGGAGCTAGATCACTACTTGGAGGAAAATTTTCCAAAAGAATATGTGCGGAGAAGAGATGCTGTTCAGCTCAAGCAAGTTGTAATTGAGT GTTCAACTGAATCCTGCAAACAAGGAAAGAATCTACCACGGCTCACTGTACCTCACCCGAACGCACATTTTGGAGTTGGTTGTGATTCTTGTGGG ATCGTACCCATCATTGGGGACAGATACAGATGCAAAGATTGTGTGGAGAAAATTGGTTTTGACCTTTGTGGTGATTGTTATAATACCTGTTCCAAGCTTCCTGGGCGTTTCAATCAGCAGCATACCACAGAACACAAGTTTGAGCTTATAAG GTTACAAGTTGATGCTTATGCCTCAGAGGATTCAGAAAATGGATCTCCACCTCCTGCCTTGCCCGGTGATGCTCAGGAGAATGCTGACAGCGGTTCAGCTGCTAATGTTACCTCCACCGATGGTGGAGAGGATCAAACTGGTTCCCAATCAACCTCCTAA